GGTACCATGCCTCTCAGGACTATAGTCAGGGTATGGACCACATACTCCTGAACACTGTTTCACTTTGACTTGAGCTACTTCACTTTAAGGCCATGTCATTTATAGTACTACTATCGTACTTTACAGTGCTCCTTTACATTAGAGTCATGTACTTTATAGTACTACTATCATACTTTACAGTGCTCCTTTACATTAGGGTCATGTACTTTACAGTATATTGTCAATAACAACTACTGCTCCTCAGATtctcaatacaaaacatacagtgACGTTCTGTCATTGTCCTATCAAAGGCTTATTATACACTGCAACAGTATAATTCTCTGATTAGAGCATAGACATGTCATAGCAACATTTTACAATAATAACATATGACTTTGATTAGAAACACTGCCAATTTGACAGTATGCTTACTGGTGTTTACCTCTCTTTGGGTCAGAACTGTGTATATTACTGGGCCTTCTCGGCATGGTTGGCCTTCTACATCAACCATCCACTCTATACACCTCCATGTAAGTCCTCTATCATTCAGACTTACCACTCAATGCCTCAACAAGACTTAcagtccctcctgtactccatacATAGGTACACCACATTACAATAATAAGAATTATTGTGGGCTCACCAAAACATCTAAACTAACCACTGGCTTATGTCTCTCAACAGCGTATGGGGATATGCAAGTGAACTATGCACTGGCCATATTTGTGGTATGTATTGCTGACAGACACCCAATGAGGTCATAAACATGAGACATCATTATTACAGATGACGTGGACGTGTGTGAACCCgatatgtgtttgtgttttgaCTGCAGCTCTGTGAGTTAGGGAATTTCTCCATTCACGTGGCCCTGAATAACCTCAAGGCAGAAGGTGGGCCCAAGTGCAGAAAGTTCCCTCACCCGACGAAGAACCCATTCACATGGCTGTTCTTCTTCGTGTCCTGCCCCAATTATACCTACGAGGTAAGGCTGAAGgatatgttttatttaactaggcaagtcagttaagaacaaattcttatttacaatgacggcctaccccggccaaacccggacgatgctggcaaaattgtgctccgccctatgggactcccaatcacagccggttgtgatacagcctggtatcaaaccagggtctgtagtgacgcctctagcactgtgatgcagtgccttagaccgctgcgccacttgggagccctatGATAATGTGTTGTGACTATATAGCAGAGGTTTATGGAATGATCAATGTTTGCTAGTCGGGAAGAGTCACACACATCTGTTAATAATATGGAATATCAATGGAGTAACAAAATATCTGTATTTCTTATATTTAGGTAGGAGCCTGGGCGAGTTTCTCTGTCATGACCCAGTGTCTACCAGGTCAGTTGATTCATATCATATTTTAAACATTTTCTAGTTTTCTAGTATCTAATTAATATGTTGGCCATTTTACCCACCCAGGCATTTTATATACACAACTCGTTTGTGTGTTGCGCTTTGTTGCCACTAAGGTACAATACGCGCTCTATTGTTTTTTCGTCTCTCCACAGTGGCCTTGTTCACCTTCTTAGCTTTCATCCAGATGACCATCTGGGCCAAAGGGAAGCATAAAACCTACTCCAGGGAGTTTAAGGACTACCCTCACCTGCGCATGCCAATCATCCCGCTCCTCCTCTGACCACGCTACAAAGGTTTACCATTCTGACTGGAGTATTGGGGGCTTCAGCCTGCTTGAAAGGTTGTGATGATTAGTGGGTTACTGTGTTTCTCACAAAGCAAGAAGACCCACTGCTCCTTCATCTATCGCCATGGCAATGGTCTGTTATCTTTTCAACAACAGCTATGCAAGGATAGACTATGCCATTGTCTTAGAAAGAGGAGCAAACGAACCGTGTTAAAGATTCATAGACATGGAGTATTGTTGAAGTGTGGATGACCTTTTAATGAATATATAATAGTGAATTGACAGAAAGGAATGTCTCATCTCAACAATACTGTTGATGAGCTGCTAATGAGAATTTCTGCATTGATAATGTTTAGTTCAATCATTGAAACACAGCTATATTAACGAGTTATTGGTATTAGTCCTGTTACTGATCAGGATTGATTGACTGTTACAATGCCGCTACTGAATGTTCCGACAATTGTTGGCATTCTTAGTCTACAGAGAGTGGAAATCATCCGAAAACGATGAAGTTATGACTATATGATTGAAGTTCTATATAATCTAACATATTATTTAGAAAATAAGTTATTGTGCATTTTCTagaggaaatgtgtgtgtgtgtaacttgaTATGATATACCTGTTAAGGAAGTCTTTATTATGGCTGAAGTGTAACGGGGCTATTTTCAGTAGGGAAAGCTGAGTGTGATACTGAGAAGTGTTCTAGAACCAGGAAAATGGAACTTAGAACTAGCAGATGTCTAGGTTTTCAAGCTGATTATTTCCCCCTCTACAATGAAGCTGTACATGTTTGAATGTAACGAACAACCTGATGGTTTTAACTTTGTCAGACAGTTGAGGATAATTCAGTAATGTATTACTTCATATATCGTTCACGATAACTACAATCTGTCAAATTCTCAGGTGTTACTAGATGCAACAGGTACTGTTTACATACTGTACAAATTATAGCCAAACCTGTTTTGTATACAAAGTGTAAATATCAAATAAATAATTTGGATCATTTCAAAGATAAGTCTTCGATCGTGTCAATGTATCTAAAAGGAGAGTCATGCATATTTCACAAAGAATCAATCAGTGTTTACAGAAAATATTTATTGGAAATTATTATTATCGCAGAgacaatttatatatatatattttgtgaaaATAATCTCTGATTTGCAAACTAATCATTCATCTGCCATTTGCATAGAACTTTAAAATTGCATACACACAAGGAAGCGCAATGTTTGAACAGCACATATAGGCTTACAAAATCAGATCATCATTTCAATATGAATTCAATAACAGCAAATGTATTTTTACAGTCAAATTCTATATTGCACTAGTAGATTTTCATTTATCAAAAAAACAAAGGCCAAACAAAACAGATCATCTTCCTTGGCAGTATACGAGCATATGAAGCGGATACAGGCTTTGTTTTTGGTAACAGTTCAATGTTACAATTTTCTTGCAGAAATGTAGCGCTGCAACTGCTGGGAATAAGTTTCTCACCAGTCACCAGTAGTGTCACCAACTAGTCTCTCACCAGTCACCAGTAGTGTCACCAACTAGTCTCTCACCAGTCACCAGTAGTGTCACCAACTAGTCTCTCACCAGTCTCCAACTAGTCTCTCACCAGTCACCAGTAGTGTCACCAACTAGTCTCTCACCAGTCACCAGTAGTGTCACCAACTAGTCTCTCACCAGTCACCAGTAGTGTCACCAACTAGTCTCTCACCAGTCACCAACTAGTCTCTCACCAGTCACCAGTAGTGTCACCAACTAGTCTCTCACCAGTCACCAGTAGTGTCACCAACTAGTCTCTCACCAGTCACCAACTAGTCTCTCACCAGTCACCAGTAGTGTCACCAACTAGTCTCTCACCAGTCACCAGTAGTGTCACCAACTAGTCTCTCACCAGTCACCAGTAGTGTCACCAACTAGTCTCTCACCAGTCACCAGTAGTGTCACCAACTAGTCTCTCACCAGTCACCAGTAGTGTCACCAACTAGTCTCTCACCAGTCACCAACTAGTCTCTCACCAGTCACCAGTAGTGTCACCAACTAGTCTCTCACCAGTCACCAGTAGTGTCACCAACTAGTCTCTCACCAGTCACCAGTAGTGTCACCAACTAGTCTCTCACCAGTCACCAACTAGTCTCTCACCAGTCACCAGTAATGTCACCAACTAGTCTCTCACCAGTCACCAGTAGTGTCACCAACTAGTCTCTCACCAGTCACCAGTAGTGTCACCAACTAGTCTCTCACCAGTCACCAACTAGTCTCTCACCAGTCACCAGTAGTGTCACCAACTAGTCTCTCACCAGTCACCAGTAGTGTCACCAACTAGTCTCTCACCAGTCACCAGTAGTGTCACCAACTAGTCTCTCACCAGTCACCAACTAGTCTCTCACCAGTCACCAGTAGTGTCACCAACTAGTCTCTCACCAGTCACCAGTAGTGTCACCAACTAGTCTCTCACCAGTCACCAGTAGTGTCACCAACTAGTCTCTCACCAGTCACCAGTAGTGTCACCAACTAGTCTCTCACCAGTCACCAGTAGTGTCACCAACTAGTCTCTCACCAGTCACCAGCGGTGTCACCAAATAGTCAACCTCCCTTCACTATCCTCCACGTAGTCTTCTAGGAGCGTTCAATTTCCCAGACAACTCTTCCTGTCTGagtttctggtgtgtgtgtgtatgtgtgtgtttatgtgtgcatgtgtgtgggtgtgtgcgagTGTTTACGCAcaaacgcgtgtgtgtgtgtgcgtgtggggagGGACGGTTCATTTCCCCAGACAACTTAGGGGTGTGACCTTGATTTCTTTTCTCCGTGCCCCAGCGGCCCTCGGGTGCAGCACCATGCCGTCGTCCTCTCCTGACTGCTGCTTGGCAAAGTTCACAaacacctggagagaggagagagatacacCAGGGAATAAACACAGTGAAGAACCAAAACGGACGCTTATTAACCTTGGATTAAAATGACAAAAGAACACGATACCTGGGGGGATACACATACCAGAGAATAAACATCTTACATTCACAGAATTTCACAGAATGAAGATCCAAAAGGTCAGGCTATTATCCTTTGAAGTCCTGCAAGACGGCATGAGGAAAAATGACACTGGATAGAAGATGGCTGACGTGTGAGAATGTGGGTGACGCAGGAGTCTATTTAACACATGGCCGCACAACTTGAGAAACGGTGTCAGAATACGATGGTTTCGATTCCATCTATATTTACTTTGCTTATCAATAGAAGCTAATATTTAGAGGTACTGTATTTGTTACATCAAATACTAACAATGGAGGGTGCAAGTATTGGTATTTTGGTTGTTTTTTTACCCCTAAGTCCATTGATTTCTTAGGAGTTTCTTACTAAACTTCAATCAATATAGAACATACAATATATTTCCTGGCTGCTGTCCATTCATCTCTGTTTAGTAATTATCTCATGAGCCATACTCAAAGTCTTTGTCTCACTAGCTAGACATTCAATAATAAAGTTGAGCGAGAAAGACTAGGTGAGTGTTTACCTGATCTAGTGTCGTCTGGGAGACGGTGTAGTCCTCTATATTGAGGCGGTCCTTGTTGGCCAGGACCAGCTGGAAGATCCTAGCCAGGGACGAAGAGGCGATTTCATACTgcagagtgttgtagtgtttcTCCCTCTGGACACAGCCAGGGAAGGTGCTCTCCATGAAGGCCTCGGCTGGGTTCAGGTCTGGGGGACAACCTGGTGTGGAGGCCTGGATCTTCATGGTGACCACGTAACCATCACCAAACCTAcaaaacacacagtccaatacaaTCCAGGGCTGGTTAGACTCATAGTAGATAATTGGGTACAGATGAAGAAGGTACATGAATTACAGCAGGGAAATAGTATTTTCTTCTAGAGTTTGTACTGTAACATTAAGTCAGTAGCGTTAACGTTGTCAGTTTCAGATCTACACACTAAACTCTTCAGTAGTAACTATGTCTGAAGTAAATAGAGACAGAACCTACTTGTATTTGAGGTGCTGGATGGTACCAAGACACTGGAAGGTGCCATTGACCATAATAGCCAGACGGGTACACAGAGCCTCACACTCCTCCATACTGTGTGAGGTGAGGACCACTGCTCGGCCATCTTGGATTACACTCATTATGGAGTTCCACAGGAAACGACGTGAGTGGGGGTCCATGCCTGTCGTGGGCTCGTCCTGGATAGTAACACACATAGAAACATCTTCAGATACACACTAACAAGCAGAATACAGAACCATTTCTTATTTCCCCTTAACCCCCTAACTGAAGACCCACGGACGACTCCAGTAATGGTAAGCTCACCAGCAGGACCAGCGGAGGACAGCCGATCATGGCAATGGCCGTGGATAGTTTTCTCTTGTTGCCGCCGCTGTAGGTCCCGGCTGTGTGGCCAGCATAGTCAGCCAGACCCAGCTTCTGAATTGCCCAGTCTGCCACCTAAGACAGCAGAAGGACACATTATTGCCACctctacctggctaaataaataaatgtttaataataatacaataataacaATAGTAATTtcgtgggtgcttatatttgtcctatttcacacatgaaatgtgtttttttggcatatcccaactctccctgagacaacCTCGGAGAGTGAGGTCATGGCCAGGGTCAATAAAGGGTAGACAAACATAAACATATATCGACACACTGAGGTGGATATAGCTATTCATTTGAGTTCAGAAACGTTCATTATTCTAACCatgaccctaaccctagcctctaaACTCCgaacctaacccctgacctctgaccacAGCCTCACCCTGCTGATCTCGGACTCAGGCACCCCTCTGAGGCGGGCATACAGATGGAGGTGCTCTCTGCCAGTCAGCAGCTCATCTATGGCATCAAACTGGGGGCAGTAGCCCATGTTCTGGTGCACGTCCAGGATATTGGTAAGGATGCTGCAGGGACAGGGAAGAAGGGTACGATTACAGGTGAAAAGACTAGAAATGTGCTCTGGTGTGCCACAGGGCTCTATTTTAGGTCCACTGTTATTTACTAAGGATATCAACAGCATCGGGGAAAAACATTGATCATGCCAACTGTGATTGAGGAAGCATATGGCAATAtggcaattttttatttttttattttatttcacctttatttaaccaggtaggctagttgagaacaagttctcatttgcaactgcgacctggccaagataaagcatagcagtgtgaacagacaacacagagttacacatggagtaaacaataaacaagtcaataacatggtagaaaaaaagagaatctatatacaatgtgtgcaaaaggcatgaggtaggcaataaatcgaataattacaatttagcagattaacactggagtgataaatcatcagatgaacatgtgcaagaagagatactggtgtgcaaaagagcagaaaagtaaataaataaaagcagtatggggggtgaggtaggtaaattggg
This region of Salvelinus alpinus chromosome 8, SLU_Salpinus.1, whole genome shotgun sequence genomic DNA includes:
- the tecrl2a gene encoding very-long-chain enoyl-CoA reductase is translated as MSRTTFFEVEVLDGRTRQQLCFLDKVEPHATIGEIKSLFHKSYQQLYPARQDLKLDPKGKSLRDDDVLQNLPVGTTATIYFKDLGPQVGWTMVFLAEYIGPLFIYLLFYFRAPYIYSQQDVFTSSPYSVVTLACACHTCHYIKRLIETIFVHRFSHGTMPLRTIVRNCVYYWAFSAWLAFYINHPLYTPPSYGDMQVNYALAIFVLCELGNFSIHVALNNLKAEGGPKCRKFPHPTKNPFTWLFFFVSCPNYTYEVGAWASFSVMTQCLPVALFTFLAFIQMTIWAKGKHKTYSREFKDYPHLRMPIIPLLL